The Macrobrachium nipponense isolate FS-2020 chromosome 46, ASM1510439v2, whole genome shotgun sequence genome has a segment encoding these proteins:
- the LOC135215008 gene encoding facilitated trehalose transporter Tret1-like, whose translation MKDSLCPTEGTEFLPSQDITQGSGSAQESTSQRRRRYALVTGIILGTTLGTQNDGICSTWPNVFASDMETDRSTIYNSSLEVTDWQLDFMSSSFFIGSLPVIVVSGMLVSWLGRRKCMIICSVPGAIGWTLIALGYNVPMIFVGRFLCGAAHGLQGIAARSYLAEISDAKFRGAAGMTTETMKGIGFILIIALGILMPWYYTALFSACHFMLFGMVVAPIIPRSPSHLIVKGKEEEAIKILRKLRGPDVDHRAMVRQLKQENEKAVGIAFWKVFFQSDVFKRYLVVAGLFFISNFSGVEVIRGNATRMLRASGVAFDKDITTMIVFCVVLGGSISQVLILDWVGRRRCLLASLVLLVIGYASLGTYVFLNTEEVEMGAPSLMQNFTISDDSSFETGSDWSWVPSLMLMTVAFGSSLGIGSLPWLLSTEYFPTTIRPKVLAICSITANVTSIAALQLYSPLQSLLTPAGLYWLYGSFSALGIVFTLVFVYETKGITIG comes from the exons GATCTGGCTCAGCACAGGAGTCCACTTCCCAAAGAAGGCGACGGTATGCTCTTGTT ACTGGTATAATCTTAGGAACGACACTTGGTACTCAGAACGATGGCATTTGCAGTACGTGGCCGAACGTCTTTGCTTCGGACATGGAAACTGACAGATCGACGATATATAATTCCTCACTCGAAGTAACAGACTGGCAACTAGATTTTATGA GTAGTAGTTTCTTCATTGGAAGCTTGCCAGTCATTGTGGTCAGTGGAATGTTAGTGTCATGGCTAGGACGGCGGAAGTGTATGATCATCTGTTCAGTTCCTGGGGCTATAGGCTGGACCCTTATAGCCCTCGGCTATAACGTGCCTATGATCTTTGTAGGAAG ATTCCTCTGCGGCGCAGCTCACGGCCTACAAGGTATAGCAGCTCGCAGCTACCTGGCGGAGATCTCCGACGCCAAATTCCGAGGCGCTGCCGGAATGACAACCGAGACGATGAAAGGCATTGGCTTCATCCTCATCATTGCCTTGGGGATCCTCATGCCGTGGTATTACACGGCCCTGTTCTCTGCTTGTCATTTCATGCTCTTTGGGATGGTAGTGGCTCCTATCATTCCCAGAAGTCCCTCCCATCTCATCGTcaaggggaaagaagaagaggccATTAAGATTCTCAGAAAGCTCAGGGGACCCGACGTCGACCACAGAGCAATGGTCAGACAGCTCAAGCAGGAGAATGAAAAAGCCGTCGGAATTGCCTTTTGGAAAGTGTTCTTCCAATCCGACGTGTTCAAAAGGTACCTGGTAGTTGCTGGGTTGTTCTTCATTTCCAACTTCAGTGGCGTGGAGGTCATCAGGGGGAATGCCACGCGTATGCTGCGGGCGTCTGGTGTAGCGTTCGACAAGGACATCACGACGATGATCGTGTTTTGCGTTGTACTCGGAGGCAGCATTTCACAGGTCCTCATCCTGGACTGGGTTGGCAGGAGGAGGTGTTTGTTGGCATCCTTGGTCCTGCTGGTCATTGGCTACGCTTCGTTGGGAACATACGTCTTCCTAAATACTGAAGAAGTTGAAATGGGTGCACCCAGTCTGATGCAAAATTTCACTATTTCTGATGATTCTAG ttttgaaactgGGAGCGACTGGAGTTGGGTCCCCAGCCTCATGCTCATGACTGTGGCATTTGGCAGTAGTTTGGGCATCGGGTCGTTACCATGGTTACTCTCCACGGAGTATTTTCCCACGACAATTCGACCTAAG GTACTTGCGATCTGCTCTATAACAGCCAACGTGACCTCGATCGCAGCACTACAACTCTACAGCCCACTGCAGAGCCTTTTGACCCCAGCAGGCCTTTATTGGTTGTACGGAAGCTTCTCTGCGCTGGGCATAGTGTTCACTTTAGTCTTCGTCTATGAAACTAAAGGTATCACCATAGGGTAA